From a region of the Streptomyces sp. NBC_01454 genome:
- a CDS encoding transglycosylase SLT domain-containing protein, producing MPGFTLPRALRTTRITRSHKISAAVVASASCAAALALTAAPGHAETTAAQAPAGVKPVSANGLPLTAKDRADDGAKDRQVASSLTAGLKVTAVAKQGHTAKQAADRSADRKIIAAPKAAAPKAAPKAAPKAAPKRYANNLDGWIRESLDIMKSKRIPGSYQGLHRNIMRESSGNPNAVNNWDINAINGIPSKGLLQVIQPTFNTYHVSGTPHKLTDPVANITAAANYAAHRYGSIDNVNSAY from the coding sequence ATGCCTGGTTTCACTCTGCCCCGCGCCCTCCGTACGACCCGCATCACCCGCTCCCACAAGATCTCCGCGGCAGTGGTGGCGTCCGCGAGCTGTGCCGCCGCCCTGGCGCTCACCGCGGCGCCCGGCCACGCCGAGACCACCGCCGCGCAGGCACCGGCCGGGGTCAAGCCCGTCAGCGCCAACGGTCTGCCGCTCACCGCGAAGGACCGGGCCGACGACGGCGCGAAGGACCGGCAGGTCGCCTCGTCGCTGACCGCCGGCCTCAAGGTCACCGCCGTCGCGAAGCAGGGGCACACGGCCAAGCAGGCCGCCGACCGGTCCGCCGACCGTAAGATCATCGCCGCGCCGAAGGCCGCCGCACCCAAGGCCGCCCCCAAGGCCGCGCCGAAGGCCGCCCCCAAGCGCTACGCCAACAACCTCGACGGCTGGATCCGTGAGTCGCTCGACATCATGAAGTCCAAGCGGATACCGGGCTCCTACCAGGGCCTGCACCGCAACATCATGCGGGAGTCCAGCGGCAACCCGAACGCCGTCAACAACTGGGACATCAATGCCATCAACGGCATCCCGTCCAAGGGCCTGCTCCAGGTGATCCAGCCCACCTTCAACACGTACCACGTCTCGGGTACGCCCCATAAGCTCACCGACCCGGTCGCCAACATCACCGCCGCCGCCAACTACGCGGCGCACCGCTACGGCTCGATCGACAACGTCAACTCGGCCTACTGA
- a CDS encoding transglycosylase SLT domain-containing protein has translation MPSFTLPRAARITRITRTHKIAVAVLAAAGATSGLALTSAPDTAQAASEHAPAAVKPVDAKGQPAKADDAKTGRPVTASVADRVKVTAVAKQHSAQQAANRSTERKAVKGYPNNLDGWIRQSLDIMKSKGIPGSYEGLHRNIMRESSGNPNAVNGWDVNAVNGIPSKGLLQVIQPTFDQYHVAGTAHKLTDPVANITAAANYAADRYGSIDNVNSAY, from the coding sequence ATGCCCAGCTTCACCCTGCCCCGCGCTGCCCGTATCACCCGCATCACCCGCACCCACAAGATCGCCGTGGCCGTTCTGGCCGCCGCGGGTGCCACCTCCGGCCTGGCCCTCACCTCGGCCCCGGACACCGCTCAGGCCGCTTCTGAGCACGCTCCGGCCGCGGTCAAGCCCGTCGATGCGAAGGGTCAGCCGGCGAAGGCCGACGACGCGAAGACCGGCCGCCCGGTGACCGCCTCGGTCGCCGACCGCGTCAAGGTCACCGCCGTCGCGAAGCAGCACAGCGCCCAGCAGGCCGCCAACCGCTCCACCGAGCGCAAGGCCGTCAAGGGCTACCCGAACAACCTGGACGGCTGGATCCGCCAGTCCCTGGACATCATGAAGTCCAAGGGCATCCCGGGCTCCTACGAGGGCCTGCACCGCAACATCATGCGGGAGTCCAGCGGCAACCCGAACGCCGTCAACGGCTGGGACGTCAACGCCGTCAACGGCATACCGTCCAAGGGTCTGCTCCAGGTGATACAGCCCACGTTCGACCAGTACCACGTGGCCGGCACCGCCCATAAGCTCACCGACCCGGTCGCCAACATCACCGCCGCCGCCAACTACGCGGCCGACCGCTACGGCTCGATCGACAACGTCAACTCGGCCTACTGA
- a CDS encoding lysozyme, which yields MPLRRSGPARRTVPIAAGTLVSLLSVLPLALPGAATAQDAGKRPAHPDQDWMGSTIVAHEGLGTLRAGGLAPRASSRRAVSGVDVSSHNRKVGWSGLRRSGVRFAYVKATEGTSYTNPYFAQQYKGSYKSGMIHGAYHFALPDHSSGGSQAEYFADHGGDWSRDGRTLPGALDMEYNPYGATCYGKSHKGMVGWIHDFVQTYREETGRYPVIYTSTNWWKRCTGNSGKFGRTTPLWIPRYGSSVGALPAGWHYHSIWQHTSSGHTVGDRNRFNGTYGRLKVLANGR from the coding sequence ATGCCCTTGCGCAGATCCGGTCCGGCCCGCCGTACTGTCCCTATTGCGGCCGGAACTCTTGTTTCTCTTCTCTCCGTGCTGCCCCTCGCGCTGCCCGGCGCCGCCACGGCGCAGGACGCCGGGAAGAGACCCGCCCATCCCGACCAGGACTGGATGGGGTCCACCATCGTGGCCCATGAAGGTCTCGGCACCCTCCGTGCCGGCGGCCTGGCGCCGCGGGCGTCGTCCAGAAGGGCCGTGTCCGGCGTCGACGTCTCGAGCCACAACCGCAAGGTCGGCTGGTCGGGGCTGCGCAGGTCCGGTGTGCGGTTCGCCTATGTCAAGGCCACCGAGGGGACCAGCTACACGAACCCGTACTTCGCGCAGCAGTACAAGGGCTCGTACAAGTCCGGCATGATCCACGGCGCGTACCACTTCGCGCTGCCCGACCACTCCAGCGGCGGTTCCCAGGCGGAGTACTTCGCCGACCACGGCGGCGACTGGTCCCGGGACGGCCGGACGCTGCCCGGCGCACTCGACATGGAGTACAACCCCTACGGCGCGACCTGCTACGGCAAGAGCCACAAGGGGATGGTCGGCTGGATCCACGACTTCGTGCAGACCTACCGGGAGGAGACCGGCCGCTATCCGGTCATCTACACCTCCACCAACTGGTGGAAGCGCTGCACCGGCAACTCCGGCAAGTTCGGCCGGACGACTCCGCTGTGGATCCCGCGCTACGGCTCCTCCGTCGGCGCGCTGCCCGCCGGCTGGCACTACCACAGCATCTGGCAGCACACCTCTTCCGGTCACACGGTGGGCGACCGCAACCGCTTCAACGGTACGTACGGCCGCCTGAAGGTTCTCGCGAACGGCCGCTGA
- a CDS encoding spore-associated protein A translates to MKRSRAIAGSAILAVAGIATMATATTASAAPKAAAYNGACGSGYRVVNSVPVTGKGTVFLTYNAKTGKNCVVTVRNATGKPVQMYAYLTATDGSSPWVYDSGKYTSYAGPVYLPGKGICVDWGGSIESVSVNVSGSNCGRFAAGVVTHH, encoded by the coding sequence ATGAAGCGTTCACGTGCCATCGCCGGATCCGCAATCCTGGCCGTCGCGGGAATCGCCACGATGGCGACAGCCACCACCGCATCCGCCGCGCCGAAGGCCGCCGCGTACAACGGGGCCTGCGGAAGCGGCTACCGCGTAGTGAATTCCGTGCCGGTCACCGGAAAGGGGACCGTGTTCCTGACGTACAACGCAAAGACCGGAAAGAACTGTGTCGTGACGGTGCGCAACGCCACCGGTAAGCCCGTGCAGATGTACGCCTATCTCACGGCCACCGACGGCAGTTCGCCCTGGGTGTACGACAGCGGTAAGTACACCTCTTACGCGGGTCCGGTCTATCTGCCCGGGAAGGGCATCTGCGTGGACTGGGGCGGCTCGATCGAGTCCGTCAGCGTCAACGTCTCCGGCTCCAACTGCGGCCGGTTCGCGGCCGGTGTGGTGACCCACCACTGA
- a CDS encoding ArsR/SmtB family transcription factor — translation MPHQAADGGHRAAPVHTDPGEVSVLTALSALADPVRMQLIRELAGSDDWTRSCGSFDVPVGKAALSHHFSVLRGAGLVEQRDQGAKRVNRLRHEEFEARFPGLLGLLLRDDQGVS, via the coding sequence ATGCCGCACCAGGCCGCAGACGGCGGGCACCGCGCCGCACCGGTCCATACGGATCCCGGCGAGGTCTCCGTCCTGACCGCGCTGTCCGCGCTCGCCGACCCCGTCCGGATGCAGCTGATCCGCGAGCTGGCGGGCTCCGACGACTGGACGCGCAGCTGTGGCAGCTTCGATGTGCCGGTCGGCAAAGCGGCGCTCAGCCATCACTTCTCGGTGCTGCGCGGCGCCGGACTCGTCGAGCAGCGCGATCAGGGGGCCAAGCGGGTCAACCGGCTGCGCCACGAGGAGTTCGAGGCGAGGTTCCCGGGACTGCTCGGGCTGCTCCTGCGCGACGACCAGGGTGTGTCCTGA
- a CDS encoding SDR family oxidoreductase has translation MSGTGDVPARPATRPRALVTGATGYIGGRLIPELLTAGYAVRALARTPEKLRDHPWAERTEVLRGDVTDAESVATAMDGVDIAYYLVHALGSGRRFEDTDRRAAQIFARQARAAHVRRIVYLGGLTPEDVPEQQLSPHLRSRAEVADILLASGVPTAVLRAAVIIGSGSASFEMLRYLTERLPVMVTPSWVRTRIQPVAVRDVLRYLVGCARLPDDVSRAFDIGGPDVLSYRDMMQRYARVAELPERLILPVPMLTPRLSSLWIGLVTPVPPGLARPLAESLRYEVVCREHDIARYVPDPDPPGHPIAFDEALHLALRRVRDAEVATRWSNAAVPGAPSDPLPTDPDWAGGSLYTDRRERTVDAPPDTLWRVVEGIGGDNGWYSFPLAWAVRGWLDRLVGGVGLRRGRRDARRLRVGDSLDFWRVEEVTPGRLLRLRAEMRLPGLAWLELTVGRDARGRTRYGQRALFHPHGLTGHAYWWSVSPFHAAVFGGMARNIAAAAEAEHRSHGE, from the coding sequence ATGTCCGGCACAGGCGACGTCCCCGCGCGGCCCGCGACACGTCCGCGCGCCCTGGTCACCGGTGCCACCGGCTACATCGGCGGCCGTCTGATCCCCGAGCTGCTCACGGCCGGGTACGCCGTCCGCGCGCTGGCCAGGACCCCGGAGAAGCTGCGCGACCATCCCTGGGCGGAGCGAACGGAGGTGCTGCGCGGCGATGTCACCGACGCCGAGTCGGTGGCCACCGCGATGGACGGCGTCGACATCGCCTACTACCTGGTGCACGCCCTGGGCAGCGGCCGGCGGTTCGAGGACACCGACCGCCGGGCCGCGCAGATCTTCGCCCGGCAGGCCCGCGCCGCCCACGTGCGCCGGATCGTCTACCTCGGCGGCCTCACCCCCGAGGACGTCCCCGAGCAGCAGCTGTCACCCCATCTGCGCTCCCGCGCCGAGGTCGCGGACATCCTGCTGGCGTCCGGTGTCCCCACCGCCGTGCTGCGCGCCGCGGTCATCATCGGCTCCGGCTCCGCCTCGTTCGAGATGCTGCGCTATCTCACCGAACGGCTGCCGGTCATGGTCACCCCCAGCTGGGTGCGCACCCGCATCCAGCCGGTCGCCGTCCGCGATGTCCTGCGCTACCTGGTGGGCTGCGCCCGCCTGCCCGACGACGTCAGCCGGGCCTTCGACATCGGCGGACCCGACGTGCTCAGCTACCGCGACATGATGCAGCGTTACGCACGCGTCGCCGAGCTGCCCGAACGGCTGATCCTCCCGGTGCCGATGCTCACCCCGCGACTGTCCAGCCTCTGGATCGGCCTCGTCACGCCGGTACCGCCCGGCCTCGCCCGTCCCCTGGCCGAATCGTTGCGGTACGAGGTCGTCTGCCGCGAGCACGACATCGCCCGGTACGTTCCCGACCCGGACCCGCCGGGCCACCCGATCGCCTTCGACGAGGCGCTCCACCTCGCGCTGCGCCGGGTGCGGGACGCCGAGGTCGCCACCCGATGGTCGAACGCCGCGGTGCCCGGCGCGCCGAGCGATCCACTGCCCACCGACCCGGACTGGGCCGGCGGCAGCCTCTACACCGACCGGCGGGAGCGGACCGTGGACGCGCCCCCCGACACCCTGTGGCGGGTGGTCGAGGGCATCGGTGGCGACAACGGCTGGTACTCCTTCCCGCTCGCCTGGGCGGTGCGCGGCTGGCTGGACCGGCTGGTCGGCGGAGTGGGGCTGCGCCGCGGCAGGCGGGACGCCCGCCGGCTGCGGGTCGGTGACTCGCTCGACTTCTGGCGCGTCGAGGAGGTCACCCCCGGGCGGCTGCTGCGACTGCGCGCCGAGATGCGGCTCCCCGGCCTGGCCTGGCTGGAACTGACGGTCGGCCGCGACGCCCGGGGCCGGACACGCTACGGCCAGCGGGCCCTGTTCCACCCGCACGGACTGACCGGCCATGCGTACTGGTGGTCCGTCTCGCCCTTCCACGCCGCGGTGTTCGGCGGCATGGCCCGCAACATCGCCGCCGCCGCGGAAGCCGAACACCGCTCCCACGGGGAGTGA
- a CDS encoding antitoxin — MSMMDKIKSMLKGHESQTDKGIDKAGDMVDDKTQGKHKGQVDTGQEKLRDQFGGGSGQDRPPQP, encoded by the coding sequence ATGTCCATGATGGACAAGATCAAGAGCATGCTGAAGGGCCACGAAAGCCAGACGGACAAGGGCATCGACAAGGCCGGCGACATGGTCGACGACAAGACCCAGGGCAAACACAAGGGCCAGGTCGACACAGGCCAGGAGAAGCTCAGGGACCAGTTCGGCGGCGGATCGGGCCAGGACCGGCCACCGCAGCCCTGA
- a CDS encoding cold-shock protein: MASGTVKWFNSEKGFGFIAQDGGGADVFAHYSNIDATGFRELQEGQKVTFEVTQGHKGPQAEKIRLA; the protein is encoded by the coding sequence ATGGCTTCCGGCACGGTCAAGTGGTTCAACTCGGAGAAAGGCTTCGGCTTCATCGCCCAGGATGGCGGCGGCGCCGATGTCTTCGCGCACTACTCCAACATCGACGCCACGGGCTTCCGAGAGCTGCAAGAGGGCCAGAAGGTGACCTTTGAGGTCACCCAGGGGCACAAGGGCCCCCAGGCCGAGAAGATCCGGCTGGCGTAG
- a CDS encoding D-alanyl-D-alanine carboxypeptidase family protein gives MSSVSWAPVRVATAATLCAAGLWAVPGQAAADGPNGIDDLRPGVHLADPAAAEYRLDRRGVQFLPRAEVPEPPEVSALSWMVTDLASGKVLAAKNAHRPLPPASTLKTLFAVTVLPKFAQGEVHTVSLEDLSGIESGSSLAGLREDMPYHVDDLWRGVFLRSGSDAVHTLAAMNGGWNKTIDDMQETAHRLGARDTRVASADGFDTPGQVSSAYDLTLFGRAGLHNPDFAHFAATKEAQLPQDGGPDSFGIQNTNRLLVGSHGVRPYDGLIGVKNGYTTHAGNTLIAAARRGGRTLLVTVMNPQSGAPNAVYEETRTLLDWGFEAAPHTAAVGALPALTPGDADGGSEHAAHRQGPGMSLHKAAVAPTDAGWQGRYWWMLSAVGVIALAGLGTGAWWRHRKLRESESARKAEGEAEREAETVETG, from the coding sequence ATGTCTAGCGTGAGTTGGGCCCCCGTCAGAGTCGCCACCGCAGCCACTCTTTGTGCCGCCGGCCTGTGGGCCGTGCCCGGTCAGGCAGCCGCCGATGGTCCGAACGGCATCGACGACCTGCGGCCCGGAGTGCACCTGGCCGATCCGGCCGCCGCCGAGTACCGGCTGGACCGGCGCGGCGTGCAGTTCCTGCCCAGGGCGGAGGTGCCCGAGCCACCGGAGGTCTCCGCCCTGTCCTGGATGGTGACGGACCTGGCGAGCGGCAAGGTCCTCGCGGCCAAGAACGCCCACCGGCCACTGCCGCCCGCCAGCACCCTCAAGACGCTCTTCGCCGTGACGGTGCTGCCGAAGTTCGCGCAGGGAGAGGTGCACACCGTCTCGCTGGAGGACCTGTCCGGTATCGAGTCCGGGAGTTCGCTCGCCGGCCTCAGGGAGGACATGCCCTACCACGTCGATGACCTGTGGCGCGGCGTCTTCCTGCGCTCCGGCAGCGACGCCGTCCACACCCTGGCCGCCATGAACGGCGGGTGGAACAAGACCATCGACGACATGCAGGAGACCGCGCACCGTCTCGGCGCCCGCGACACCCGGGTGGCGTCGGCCGACGGGTTCGACACGCCGGGCCAGGTCTCCTCCGCCTACGACCTGACGCTCTTCGGGCGGGCCGGTCTGCACAACCCGGACTTCGCCCACTTCGCCGCGACCAAGGAGGCACAGCTTCCGCAGGACGGCGGCCCGGACTCGTTCGGCATCCAGAACACCAACCGGCTGTTGGTCGGCTCACACGGCGTCAGGCCGTACGACGGGCTGATCGGCGTGAAGAACGGCTACACGACCCATGCCGGCAACACCCTGATCGCCGCCGCCCGGCGCGGCGGCCGGACACTGCTGGTCACCGTCATGAACCCGCAGTCCGGCGCCCCGAACGCGGTCTACGAGGAGACCCGCACCCTGCTGGACTGGGGATTCGAGGCGGCGCCGCACACGGCGGCCGTCGGTGCGCTCCCCGCCTTGACGCCCGGCGACGCCGACGGCGGCTCGGAGCATGCCGCCCATCGGCAGGGGCCCGGAATGTCCCTGCACAAGGCGGCGGTGGCGCCGACGGATGCCGGATGGCAGGGGCGTTACTGGTGGATGCTGTCGGCCGTCGGCGTCATCGCCCTCGCCGGCCTCGGCACCGGGGCGTGGTGGCGCCATCGCAAGCTGCGCGAGAGCGAGAGCGCGCGGAAGGCCGAGGGGGAGGCCGAGCGCGAGGCCGAGACCGTGGAGACCGGCTGA
- a CDS encoding endonuclease I family protein, with amino-acid sequence MDTTRVTRRARIGLALAIGTVVTAVVAQIPASATATEAVHRPTAAAPLASHPSRALRADDETYYKDALGKTGQALKDSLHRIISTTQTGKLTYDEVWDALKDTDQDPANSANVILLYSGRSASKDAHGGGADDWNREHVWAKSHGDFGTDTGPGTDLHHLRPAEVSVNGARGDKDFDKGGEAVPGAPGNFTDDDSFEPRDAVKGDVARMILYMAVRYDGGDGFPDLEPNDKVDNGTAPHIGKLSVLKQWSKQDPPDSFEKHRNQVIFDKYQHNRNPFVDHPEWVDAIW; translated from the coding sequence GTGGACACCACTCGCGTGACCCGTCGCGCCCGTATCGGACTGGCTCTCGCCATCGGCACGGTAGTGACGGCGGTGGTCGCACAGATCCCGGCCAGTGCGACGGCCACTGAAGCCGTACACCGGCCCACCGCTGCCGCGCCCCTCGCTTCGCACCCGTCCCGTGCCCTTCGCGCGGACGACGAGACGTACTACAAGGACGCCCTCGGCAAGACCGGCCAGGCGCTCAAGGATTCACTGCACCGGATCATCAGCACCACCCAGACCGGAAAACTGACGTATGACGAGGTCTGGGACGCCCTCAAGGACACCGACCAGGACCCGGCGAACAGCGCGAACGTGATTCTGCTGTACTCCGGCCGCTCGGCGAGCAAGGACGCCCACGGCGGCGGCGCGGACGACTGGAACCGCGAACACGTCTGGGCGAAGTCCCACGGCGACTTCGGTACCGACACCGGCCCCGGCACCGACCTCCACCATCTGCGCCCGGCCGAGGTCTCCGTCAACGGAGCCCGTGGCGACAAGGACTTCGACAAGGGCGGTGAGGCGGTTCCCGGGGCGCCGGGCAATTTCACCGACGACGACTCCTTCGAGCCCCGTGACGCGGTCAAGGGCGATGTCGCCCGCATGATCCTCTACATGGCCGTCCGCTACGACGGCGGCGACGGATTCCCGGACCTGGAGCCCAACGACAAGGTCGACAACGGCACCGCGCCGCACATCGGCAAGCTCTCCGTCCTGAAGCAGTGGAGCAAGCAGGACCCGCCGGACTCCTTCGAGAAGCACCGCAACCAGGTGATATTCGACAAGTACCAGCACAACCGGAACCCGTTCGTCGACCACCCGGAGTGGGTCGACGCGATCTGGTAA
- a CDS encoding class I SAM-dependent methyltransferase: MPSPEELPNPYWNHNVHYHRLVLGAVPDGCARALDIGCGDGLLARKLARRVPEVTGVDRSPAMIRLAREAGARSPNAAFVEADFMTADEGLPGGYDFLSAVAVLHHLEFTAAVRRMAALLAPGGRLVVIGLARTRTPLDWLISGAGVPAAWLLARRHGGTSAPSGMPMEDADMTWGEIRRAARDMLPGSRFRRHLLWRYALVWDKPHS; this comes from the coding sequence ATGCCGAGCCCGGAAGAACTCCCGAACCCGTACTGGAATCACAATGTGCACTATCACCGGCTCGTGCTCGGTGCCGTGCCGGACGGCTGCGCCCGGGCGCTGGACATCGGATGCGGCGACGGCCTGCTGGCCCGCAAACTCGCGCGGCGGGTTCCCGAGGTGACCGGGGTGGACCGCTCGCCGGCGATGATCCGGCTGGCCCGCGAGGCCGGTGCCCGGTCCCCGAACGCCGCGTTTGTCGAGGCGGATTTCATGACGGCGGACGAGGGCCTTCCGGGCGGGTACGACTTCCTCTCCGCCGTGGCCGTCCTCCATCACCTGGAGTTCACGGCCGCGGTCCGCCGCATGGCCGCCCTGCTCGCACCCGGCGGACGCCTCGTCGTCATCGGCCTGGCGCGCACCCGGACGCCGCTGGACTGGCTCATCAGCGGCGCGGGCGTGCCCGCCGCCTGGCTCCTCGCCCGGCGCCACGGCGGCACGTCCGCACCGTCGGGCATGCCGATGGAGGACGCGGACATGACCTGGGGTGAGATCCGGCGCGCGGCGCGGGACATGCTGCCGGGCAGCCGCTTCCGCCGCCATCTGCTGTGGCGCTATGCACTGGTGTGGGACAAACCGCATTCCTGA
- the murJ gene encoding murein biosynthesis integral membrane protein MurJ, translated as MLDGTSHTPHPPHDTLPLRLPDRSGDRSAGEEISGGRPAPGGAQDADTGEDTATREDADTGAGLRRSSLLMALGTVASRATGLIRVMLQAGALGTGLLATTYNMANVIPMSIYTLMIGGALNSVLVPQLVRARTEHPDGGRAYEQRLVTLVLSVLAVGTVLSVWAAPQIVAVYTSDTPKNHAAFELTVAFARFLLPQIFFYGLFFILGQVLNARNKFGAMMWTPVLNNVVLITMFGLYVGLLAGPDRIEDITPDQVDFLGIVTTGGIAVQGLALIPFVRAAGFRFRPRFDWRGSGLRKSIGAARWTLLLVLANLAAMTVVTHFAGAADQQSPTGGVGYTAYNYTQGIWLLPQSIVTVSLVTALLPRMSRAVAERRLDDLRADLSRGLRISGVLIVPAAFFFVALGPQTAQLLFAHGAGDAASAVPAGQMLQAFGLGLIPFSAQYLLLRGFYAFEDTRTPFWAALCIAVVNIGLAAACHLWLPTRWAVIGMAAAYAVAYGTGLLLTAVLLRRRLAGRLDGRRLCRTYGKLALAAAAAGVLGRLVAHTCSGVPVPAGWTSVPALAAGALTMALVFVLLARMLKIAELRSLPGLR; from the coding sequence ATGCTGGACGGGACGTCACACACACCACATCCACCGCACGACACACTGCCGCTGCGTCTGCCGGACCGCTCGGGGGACCGCTCGGCGGGCGAAGAGATATCCGGCGGCCGGCCGGCGCCCGGCGGAGCGCAGGACGCGGACACCGGGGAGGACACGGCTACCAGGGAGGACGCGGACACGGGCGCGGGGCTGCGGCGCTCCTCGCTCCTGATGGCGCTGGGGACCGTGGCCTCCCGGGCCACCGGGCTGATCCGCGTGATGCTGCAGGCCGGCGCACTCGGTACCGGACTGCTCGCCACCACGTACAACATGGCCAACGTCATCCCGATGAGCATCTACACGCTGATGATCGGCGGCGCGCTCAACTCGGTGCTGGTGCCGCAGCTGGTCCGGGCCAGGACCGAGCACCCGGACGGCGGCCGCGCCTATGAACAGCGCCTGGTCACCCTGGTCCTGAGCGTCCTCGCGGTCGGTACCGTGCTGTCGGTCTGGGCCGCGCCGCAGATCGTCGCCGTCTACACGAGCGACACCCCCAAGAACCATGCCGCCTTCGAACTCACCGTGGCCTTCGCCCGCTTTCTGCTGCCGCAGATCTTCTTCTACGGCCTGTTCTTCATCCTCGGCCAAGTCCTCAACGCCCGGAACAAGTTCGGCGCGATGATGTGGACACCGGTGCTCAACAACGTCGTGCTGATCACGATGTTCGGCCTCTACGTCGGCCTGCTGGCGGGCCCGGACCGGATCGAGGACATCACCCCGGACCAGGTCGATTTCCTGGGCATCGTCACCACGGGCGGGATCGCCGTACAGGGACTGGCCCTGATCCCCTTCGTGCGGGCCGCCGGCTTCCGCTTCCGGCCGCGCTTCGACTGGCGCGGCAGCGGTCTGCGCAAGAGCATCGGGGCCGCCCGGTGGACGCTGCTGCTGGTGCTCGCCAACCTGGCCGCGATGACCGTCGTCACCCACTTCGCCGGCGCCGCCGACCAGCAAAGTCCCACCGGGGGCGTCGGTTACACCGCCTACAACTACACCCAGGGCATCTGGCTGCTGCCGCAGTCGATCGTCACCGTCTCGCTGGTGACCGCGCTGCTGCCACGGATGAGCCGGGCGGTCGCCGAACGCCGCCTGGACGACCTGCGCGCCGATCTCTCCCGCGGGCTGCGGATCAGCGGGGTCCTCATCGTCCCGGCGGCCTTCTTCTTCGTCGCGCTCGGCCCGCAGACCGCCCAACTCCTCTTCGCGCACGGTGCCGGGGACGCGGCGTCGGCCGTGCCCGCCGGGCAGATGCTCCAGGCCTTCGGGCTCGGTCTGATCCCGTTCTCCGCCCAGTACCTGCTGCTGCGCGGCTTCTACGCGTTCGAGGACACCCGTACGCCGTTCTGGGCGGCGCTGTGCATCGCCGTCGTCAACATCGGCCTGGCCGCGGCCTGCCACCTGTGGCTGCCCACCCGTTGGGCGGTCATCGGGATGGCCGCGGCCTACGCCGTCGCCTACGGAACGGGGCTGCTGCTCACCGCGGTGCTGCTGCGCCGCCGGCTCGCCGGCCGCCTCGACGGCCGGCGGCTGTGCCGCACCTACGGCAAGTTGGCGCTCGCCGCGGCCGCGGCCGGCGTGCTGGGCCGGCTCGTGGCCCACACCTGCTCCGGTGTGCCCGTCCCGGCGGGCTGGACCTCCGTGCCGGCCCTGGCCGCCGGCGCTCTCACCATGGCGCTGGTCTTCGTGCTCCTGGCCCGCATGCTGAAGATCGCCGAGCTGCGCAGCCTGCCCGGTCTGCGCTGA
- the ligD gene encoding non-homologous end-joining DNA ligase: MSPITVVEGRRLSLTNLDKVLYPGTGTTKGEVLHYCTTTAEPLLSHLRDRPLSFLRYPDGPDGQRFFTKNVPPGTPSWVKTCEVPHSTSGPTRQVLLQDLPSLVWAANLVVELHTPQWTSRAPGIADRLVLDLDPGAPATVVECCIAARWLHDRLAADGLDVHAKTSGAKGLHLLVPVEPTPAERTTAYAKALAVEAAAALPELVVHKMTKTLRPGKVFLDFSQNAAAKTTAAAYTLRARDTPTVSAPVTWDEIAGCTDPRQLTFLFGEIAPRLGRHGDLLAPLLDPDRARPLPAVT; encoded by the coding sequence ATGTCGCCGATCACGGTCGTGGAGGGGCGGCGCCTCTCCCTGACCAACCTGGACAAGGTCCTCTATCCGGGGACCGGCACCACCAAGGGTGAGGTGCTGCACTACTGCACCACCACCGCAGAGCCGCTGCTCAGCCACCTCCGCGATCGGCCGCTGTCCTTCCTGCGCTACCCCGACGGGCCGGACGGCCAGCGCTTTTTCACCAAGAACGTGCCGCCCGGCACACCCTCCTGGGTGAAGACGTGCGAGGTCCCCCATTCGACGTCCGGGCCCACCCGCCAGGTCCTGCTGCAGGACCTCCCCTCGCTCGTCTGGGCCGCGAACCTGGTCGTCGAGCTGCACACCCCGCAGTGGACGTCCCGGGCACCGGGCATCGCCGACCGGCTCGTCCTCGACCTCGACCCCGGAGCCCCGGCCACCGTCGTGGAGTGCTGCATCGCGGCCCGGTGGCTGCACGACCGGCTGGCGGCCGACGGTCTGGACGTCCACGCCAAGACCAGCGGGGCCAAGGGCCTGCACCTTCTCGTGCCCGTCGAGCCCACCCCGGCCGAGCGGACCACCGCCTACGCCAAGGCGCTCGCCGTCGAGGCGGCGGCGGCCCTCCCGGAGCTGGTCGTGCACAAGATGACCAAGACGCTGCGCCCCGGCAAGGTCTTCCTCGACTTCTCCCAGAACGCCGCCGCCAAGACCACCGCGGCCGCCTACACCCTGCGGGCCCGCGACACCCCCACCGTCTCCGCCCCGGTCACCTGGGACGAGATCGCCGGCTGCACCGATCCCCGGCAACTCACCTTTCTCTTCGGTGAGATCGCTCCCCGCCTCGGCCGCCACGGCGATCTGCTCGCCCCGCTCCTCGACCCGGACCGCGCCCGCCCGCTGCCCGCCGTGACGTAG